The Hevea brasiliensis isolate MT/VB/25A 57/8 chromosome 1, ASM3005281v1, whole genome shotgun sequence genome has a window encoding:
- the LOC110673309 gene encoding RING-H2 finger protein ATL57-like, with translation MAFLVTSQPSMKSHSRKLQVSYNTSFQPLNTLHNSTSASPPPPLKKPIIMSPPPPPPTPQPSSQQQYSHPPFDSSMALTVLVLLAALFFMGFFSIYLRKFSTDPTPDFSSHRRNNPTTPVRQSRAASGSSKGLDPQVIRSLPVYSYYHEDAKYQIECAICLGEFEEKDTVKIIPYCKHVFHLECIDTWLKMHVTCPVCRGIRFLEMNSKSSSDGYGGGLVSTVENGDMCIQVGTLGMTTTDS, from the coding sequence ATGGCTTTTCTTGTTACTTCTCAGCCTTCAATGAAATCTCACAGCCGCAAACTACAAGTTTCATACAACACGTCGTTCCAACCCCTTAACACCCTTCACAATTCCACCTCCGCCTCACCACCACCGCCGTTAAAGAAACCCATCATCatgtcaccaccaccaccaccaccgacGCCGCAGCCATCGTCACAACAGCAATATTCTCATCCACCCTTTGACTCGTCTATGGCCTTAACCGTTCTTGTCCTATTAGCAGCTCTTTTCTTCATGGGCTTCTTCTCCATCTACCTCCGGAAGTTCTCCACCGACCCAACACCGGATTTCTCTTCTCACCGTCGCAACAACCCGACAACTCCCGTCCGTCAATCAAGGGCAGCGTCAGGTTCAAGCAAGGGGCTCGACCCACAAGTTATCAGGTCATTGCCGGTGTATTCTTATTACCATGAGGATGCAAAGTACCAAATTGAGTGCGCTATTTGCTTGGGTGAGTTTGAGGAGAAAGACACCGTCAAAATAATACCATACTGCAAGCACGTGTTCCACCTGGAATGTATTGACACGTGGCTTAAAATGCACGTGACTTGCCCTGTTTGCAGAGGGATTCGGTTTTTGGAGATGAATAGCAAGAGCAGCAGTGATGGTTATGGCGGCGGTTTGGTATCAACGGTGGAAAATGGTGATATGTGTATACAGGTGGGGACACTGGGTATGACGACGACTGACAGCTGA
- the LOC110673311 gene encoding serine carboxypeptidase-like 51 isoform X2 produces MFWWLYKSPNRVENPSKPWPIILWLQGGPGASGVELGNFKEVGPLDSNLKPRNSTWLQVADLLFVDNPVGTGFSFVEDTNLLVKNDEEAAADLTRLLQNIFTRNKNLQKSPLYIVAESYGGKFAVTLALSALKAIEAGTLKLKVGGVALGDSWISPEDFVLSWGPLLKDMSLLDKKDFEIVDSMAQKIKQQIRDGLYINATYSWTELEEVIQQRSNYVDFYNFLSKDTESGSSSSVTASRVQLSKKIALQKYSKYLISQRSTPGGSDDEQRDLMNDIIRKKLKIIPDDIKFDQQSDYVFQAMQGDFMKARIKEVDELLAKGVNVTIYNGQLDLICATKGTEAWIEKLKWEGLQNFQSKDRIPLFCGKERVARGFTKSYKNLHFYWILGAGHFVPVDEPCITLKMMTAITQSPALLSN; encoded by the exons ATGTTTTGGTGGCTTTATAAAAGTCCTAACAGAGTTGAGAATCCCTCCAAGCCATGGCCGATCATTCTTTGGCTGCAGGGAGGACCT GGTGCATCAGGTGTTGAGTTAGGCAATTTTAAGGAGGTTGGTCCATTGGACTCCAATTTGAAACCTCGAAATTCAACATGGCTTCAAGTAGCTGATCTCTTGTTTGTT GACAATCCAGTTGGAACAGGATTCAGTTTTGTGGAGGACACAAATCTGTTGGTGAAAAATGATGAGGAGGCAGCAGCTGATTTAACTAGATTGTTGCAGAATATCTTTACTAGAAATAAGAACCTGCAAAAGAGTCCTCTGTACATTGTCGCAGAGTCTTACGGAGGGAAATTTGCAGTAACTCTTGCATTGTCAGCTCTAAAAGCCATAGAAGCAGGGACATTGAAGCTCAAAGTTGGAG GAGTGGCATTGGGTGATAGTTGGATCTCCCCAGAAGATTTTGTG CTTTCATGGGGTCCTCTTCTGAAAGATATGTCGCTGCTCGATAAGAAAGATTTTGAGATTGTAGACag TATGGCTCAGAAGATTAAGCAACAAATCAGAGATGGCCTCTACATCAATGCAACATATTCTTGGACTGAGCTTGAAGAAGTCATTCAACAAAGAAGCAACTATGTG gatttttataattttttgtcTAAGGATACAGAATCTGGTTCTTCATCCTCAGTGACAGCTTCAAGAGTGCAATTATCTAAGAAAATTGCATTGCAGAAATACTCTAAATATCTAATTTCTCAGAGGTCTACTCCAGGTGGTAGTGATGATGAACAGCGTGATttaatgaatgatataattagAAAGAAGCTCAAGATTATCCCTGATGATATCAA ATTTGATCAACAGTCAGattatgtttttcaagcaatgcaAGGTGATTTTATGAAAGCAAGAATTAAAGAG GTTGATGAGCTTTTAGCTAAAGGGGTAAATGTGACCATATATAATGGGCAG CTTGATCTGATTTGTGCAACAAAGGGGACAGAAGCATGGATTGAGAAGCTGAa GTGGGAAGGGCTCCAGAACTTTCAGAGCAAGGATAGAATTCCCTTATTTTGTGGTAAAGAGAGGGTTGCAAGAGGATTCACCAAGTCATACAAGAATCTGCACTTCTATTGGATTCTTGGAGCTGGCCATTTT GTACCGGTGGATGAGCCCTGCATTACACTGAAGATGATGACTGCCATAACACAATCACCTGCACTACTATCTAATTAA
- the LOC110673311 gene encoding serine carboxypeptidase-like 51 isoform X1 encodes MENFLLFSLSILLLNSLLHGGLAIAAKTKDGLEEWGYAPVRPKAQMFWWLYKSPNRVENPSKPWPIILWLQGGPGASGVELGNFKEVGPLDSNLKPRNSTWLQVADLLFVDNPVGTGFSFVEDTNLLVKNDEEAAADLTRLLQNIFTRNKNLQKSPLYIVAESYGGKFAVTLALSALKAIEAGTLKLKVGGVALGDSWISPEDFVLSWGPLLKDMSLLDKKDFEIVDSMAQKIKQQIRDGLYINATYSWTELEEVIQQRSNYVDFYNFLSKDTESGSSSSVTASRVQLSKKIALQKYSKYLISQRSTPGGSDDEQRDLMNDIIRKKLKIIPDDIKFDQQSDYVFQAMQGDFMKARIKEVDELLAKGVNVTIYNGQLDLICATKGTEAWIEKLKWEGLQNFQSKDRIPLFCGKERVARGFTKSYKNLHFYWILGAGHFVPVDEPCITLKMMTAITQSPALLSN; translated from the exons ATGGAGAACTTTCTTCTCTTTTCCCTCTCTATCCTCCTCTTGAACTCTCTACTTCATGGAGGATTAGCCATTGCTGCAAAAACAAAAGATGGATTAGAAGAATGGGGATATGCTCCTGTCAGACCCA AAGCACAGATGTTTTGGTGGCTTTATAAAAGTCCTAACAGAGTTGAGAATCCCTCCAAGCCATGGCCGATCATTCTTTGGCTGCAGGGAGGACCT GGTGCATCAGGTGTTGAGTTAGGCAATTTTAAGGAGGTTGGTCCATTGGACTCCAATTTGAAACCTCGAAATTCAACATGGCTTCAAGTAGCTGATCTCTTGTTTGTT GACAATCCAGTTGGAACAGGATTCAGTTTTGTGGAGGACACAAATCTGTTGGTGAAAAATGATGAGGAGGCAGCAGCTGATTTAACTAGATTGTTGCAGAATATCTTTACTAGAAATAAGAACCTGCAAAAGAGTCCTCTGTACATTGTCGCAGAGTCTTACGGAGGGAAATTTGCAGTAACTCTTGCATTGTCAGCTCTAAAAGCCATAGAAGCAGGGACATTGAAGCTCAAAGTTGGAG GAGTGGCATTGGGTGATAGTTGGATCTCCCCAGAAGATTTTGTG CTTTCATGGGGTCCTCTTCTGAAAGATATGTCGCTGCTCGATAAGAAAGATTTTGAGATTGTAGACag TATGGCTCAGAAGATTAAGCAACAAATCAGAGATGGCCTCTACATCAATGCAACATATTCTTGGACTGAGCTTGAAGAAGTCATTCAACAAAGAAGCAACTATGTG gatttttataattttttgtcTAAGGATACAGAATCTGGTTCTTCATCCTCAGTGACAGCTTCAAGAGTGCAATTATCTAAGAAAATTGCATTGCAGAAATACTCTAAATATCTAATTTCTCAGAGGTCTACTCCAGGTGGTAGTGATGATGAACAGCGTGATttaatgaatgatataattagAAAGAAGCTCAAGATTATCCCTGATGATATCAA ATTTGATCAACAGTCAGattatgtttttcaagcaatgcaAGGTGATTTTATGAAAGCAAGAATTAAAGAG GTTGATGAGCTTTTAGCTAAAGGGGTAAATGTGACCATATATAATGGGCAG CTTGATCTGATTTGTGCAACAAAGGGGACAGAAGCATGGATTGAGAAGCTGAa GTGGGAAGGGCTCCAGAACTTTCAGAGCAAGGATAGAATTCCCTTATTTTGTGGTAAAGAGAGGGTTGCAAGAGGATTCACCAAGTCATACAAGAATCTGCACTTCTATTGGATTCTTGGAGCTGGCCATTTT GTACCGGTGGATGAGCCCTGCATTACACTGAAGATGATGACTGCCATAACACAATCACCTGCACTACTATCTAATTAA
- the LOC110673312 gene encoding serine carboxypeptidase-like 51, with product MEKFCVLSVCVLFLVSLLHGGLATVARTQDGSEAWGYVEVRPKAHMFWWLYRSPCRVENPSKPWPIILWLQGGPGASGVGLGNFKEIGPLDVNLKPRNSTWLRMADLLFVDNPVGTGYSFVEESNLFVKTDEDAAIDLTTLLQEIFNRNESLQQSPLYIVAESYGGKFAVSLGLSALKAIEAGKLRAKLGGVVLGDTWISPEDFVLSWGPLLKDISRLDNNGFEKANSVAERIKQQIRNGQYVSATSSWAELEGVISRSSNFVDFYNFLLDSGMDPVSLTAAEMIQGIAMKRYIRYLSSLRSSAGGVGNINSLMNGVVKQKLKIIPENISWGGQADEVFTNLAGDFMRPRINEVDKLLAKGLNVTIYNGQLDLICATKGTEAWIQKLKWEGLPSFLKMDRTPLYCGDDRLTRGFTKSYKNFHFYWILGAGHFVPVDQPCIALNMVGAFTQSPAAITSA from the exons ATGGAAAAGTTTTGTGTTCTTTCTGTATGTGTTCTGTTCTTGGTTTCTCTGCTTCATGGAGGgctagccacagttgcaagaacccAGGATGGATCAGAAGCTTGGGGATATGTAGAAGTGAGACCTA AAGCACATATGTTTTGGTGGCTTTATAGAAGTCCTTGTAGAGTTGAAAATCCCTCCAAGCCATGGCCAATCATTCTTTGGTTGCAGGGTGGACCT GGAGCATCAGGTGTTGGTTTAGGGAATTTTAAAGAAATTGGGCCACTGGATGTTAATCTGAAGCCAAGAAATTCAACATGGCTAAGAATGGCTGATCTCTTGTTTGTG GATAATCCAGTTGGTACAGGATACAGTTTTGTCGAGGAATCAAATTTATTTGTGAAAACTGATGAAGATGCAGCAATTGATTTAACCACATTGTTGCAGGAAATATTTAACAGAAATGAGAGCCTACAACAAAGTCCTTTGTATATAGTAGCAGAGTCTTATGGAGGTAAATTTGCAGTAAGTCTTGGATTATCAGCTCTAAAAGCTATAGAAGCAGGCAAATTGAGGGCTAAACTTGGAg GAGTGGTATTGGGTGATACTTGGATCTCCCCAGAAGATTTTGTG CTTTCATGGGGTCCCCTTCTCAAAGATATCTCAAGATTAGACAACAATGGTTTTGAAAAGGCTAACAG TGTAGCAGAGAGGATTAAGCAGCAAATCCGTAATGGACAGTATGTTTCTGCAACAAGTTCTTGGGCTGAACTTGAGGGAGTAATTAGCAGAAGCAGCAACTTTGTG GATTTCTACAATTTTCTTTTAGATTCTGGAATGGACCCAGTTTCTCTAACAGCAGCAGAAATGATACAAGGGATAGCAATGAAGAGGTACATCAGATACCTCAGCTCCTTGAGGTCATCTGCTGGTGGTGTTGGTAATATTAATAGCTTGATGAATGGTGTTGTTAAACAAAAGTTAAAGATTATCCCAGAGAacatcag CTGGGGAGGACAGGCAGATGAAGTATTCACCAATCTGGCAGGTGATTTTATGAGACCAAGGATTAATGAG GTGGATAAGCTTCTAGCTAAAGGGTTAAATGTGACTATATATAATGGGCAA CTTGATTTGATATGTGCAACCAAAGGCACTGAAGCATGGATTCAAAAGCTCaa GTGGGAAGGGCTTCCTAGCTTCTTGAAGATGGACAGAACCCCTCTGTACTGTGGTGATGATAGACTTACAAGAGGATTTACTAAGTCTTACAAAAACTTCCATTTTTATTGGATTCTTGGAGCTGGGCATTTT GTACCAGTAGACCAACCCTGCATAGCATTAAACATGGTGGGGGCATTCACACAGTCTCCAGCAGCAATAACTTCTGCTTAG
- the LOC110673310 gene encoding cyclin-dependent protein kinase inhibitor SMR5 yields MSKEHITQQTLPKLEESTTQGLKQDEDGEAVAAEEVSNDDQEGCKTPTSSDHKIPTFRSCPPTPRKKVQKLFLQKRKLPDEMNFFEASNRDEVESFFRSSFELPGVESRRIKRRCRSY; encoded by the coding sequence ATGTCTAAAGAGCACATAACccagcaaactctaccaaaactTGAAGAATCTACAACACAAGGTCTCAAGCAAGACGAAGATGGGGAGGCGGTTGCCGCTGAAGAAGTATCAAATGATGATCAAGAAGGGTGCAAGACACCAACTTCTAGTGATCACAAGATACCAACCTTCCGAAGCTGCCCGCCAACACCAAGAAAGAAAGTGCAAAAATTGTTCTTGCAAAAGAGGAAGTTGCCTGATGAGATGAACTTCTTCGAAGCTTCGAACAGAGATGAGGTAGAGTCTTTCTTTCGATCAAGCTTTGAGCTACCGGGCGTTGAATCTCGTCGCATTAAGAGAAGATGTAGAAGTTACTGA